The nucleotide window ATGCAAAAGTACAAAGCATAGTTAATCAGTCCTCTCTGACAGAATTTCTACTGCTGGAATTCTCAGAGGTTCAGGAGCTACAAATTCTACACTTCTTTGTGTTCCTTGCTTTTTATCTGGCAACAGTTACCGGAAATCTTCTCATCATCTCTGCAGTTGTCTTTGACCACCACCTGCATACCCCAATGTACTTCTTCCTGATGAACTTGGCCATGCAGGACCTGGGTCAAGTTTCGGTCATTATCCCCAAATCCATGGCCAATTCCCTCATGAACACACGTCACATTTCTTATTCCGGATGTGTTGCTCAagtcttcttctttcttttctttgtagCATCTGATTTCTCTCTTCTCACAGTCATGGCATATGATCGCTACATTGCTATCTGCAATCCATTACAATATGAGATGCTGATGAATAAGCAAGCCTGCATCCAAATGGTTGCTAGTGTATGGATCAGCGGCTTTCTTTATGGGGTGTTACATGCCGGAGGAACCTTTGCATCCCCTTTTTGCTCCAATGTTGTCAATCAGTTTTTCTGTGAAATCCCACAGTTACTTAAGCTGGCTTGCTCTGACTTGTACCTAATTGAAATTGGAGCTGTTGTGTTAAGTGCTGTCATTGGCTTGGgatgttttatcttcattgttataACCTACGTGCACATCTTCACCTCAGTGCTGAGAATCTCCTCTATTGAAGGAAGGCAAAAAGTCTTCTCAACATGCCTTCCTCACCTCATTGTTTTCTCCATAGCTGTATCCACTGGATCCTTTATTTACCTCAAGCCTACTTCTAACACTCCATCACTTCTGGATTTGGCATTGTCTATGATATATTCAATGGTTCCACCCTTGATAAATCCAAT belongs to Rhineura floridana isolate rRhiFlo1 chromosome 11, rRhiFlo1.hap2, whole genome shotgun sequence and includes:
- the LOC133366103 gene encoding olfactory receptor 14A16-like, producing MDAKVQSIVNQSSLTEFLLLEFSEVQELQILHFFVFLAFYLATVTGNLLIISAVVFDHHLHTPMYFFLMNLAMQDLGQVSVIIPKSMANSLMNTRHISYSGCVAQVFFFLFFVASDFSLLTVMAYDRYIAICNPLQYEMLMNKQACIQMVASVWISGFLYGVLHAGGTFASPFCSNVVNQFFCEIPQLLKLACSDLYLIEIGAVVLSAVIGLGCFIFIVITYVHIFTSVLRISSIEGRQKVFSTCLPHLIVFSIAVSTGSFIYLKPTSNTPSLLDLALSMIYSMVPPLINPIIYSMRNKEIKNAMSKLLGFRHFSLNTFSSFSLQR